In Actinoplanes sp. NBC_00393, a single genomic region encodes these proteins:
- a CDS encoding LacI family DNA-binding transcriptional regulator, giving the protein MRARMADIAKQAQVSEATVSRVINDRPGVSAETRQAVLTALDVLGYERPERLRKRSAGLVGLVVPELDNPIFPAFAQVIESTLAQHGYTPVLCTQSPGGVTEDEYVEMLLDRQVSGIVFISSLSADTTSDRSRYQRLLDRPLPIVLVNGYAAGLEAPFVSCDDRLAGDLAVTHLVALGHRRIGLISGPNRFINTQRKLEGYRAAMRRELGLSEAELDELVSLTLFGVEGGEVAAERLLARGATGLICASDMMALGAIRAARRRGLRVPEDVSVIGFDDSALIPFTDPPLTTLRQPVTSMAVAAVRSLVDEINGHGAPHSEYLFHPELVVRNSTAIAPARAGVPVATPAA; this is encoded by the coding sequence ATGCGTGCGCGAATGGCCGACATCGCCAAACAGGCTCAAGTCAGTGAGGCGACGGTGTCGCGTGTCATCAATGACCGCCCCGGCGTCTCAGCGGAAACCCGCCAGGCGGTTCTCACCGCACTCGACGTTCTCGGCTACGAGCGGCCCGAGCGGCTGCGCAAGCGCAGCGCCGGCCTCGTCGGCCTGGTCGTCCCGGAGCTGGACAACCCGATCTTCCCGGCCTTCGCCCAGGTCATCGAGTCGACCCTGGCCCAGCACGGCTACACGCCGGTGCTCTGCACCCAGTCACCCGGCGGCGTCACCGAGGATGAGTACGTGGAGATGCTCCTCGACCGTCAGGTCTCCGGCATCGTCTTCATCTCCTCGCTGTCCGCCGACACCACCTCCGACCGCTCCCGCTATCAGCGGCTGCTCGACCGGCCGTTGCCGATCGTGCTGGTCAACGGCTACGCGGCCGGCCTCGAGGCGCCCTTCGTCTCCTGCGACGACCGGCTCGCGGGCGACCTGGCCGTCACCCACCTGGTCGCCCTCGGGCACCGCCGGATCGGCCTGATCTCCGGCCCCAACCGGTTCATCAACACCCAGCGCAAGCTGGAGGGCTACCGCGCCGCCATGCGCCGCGAGCTGGGCCTGAGCGAGGCCGAGCTGGACGAGCTGGTCTCGCTCACGCTGTTCGGCGTGGAGGGTGGCGAGGTCGCCGCCGAGCGGCTGCTCGCCCGCGGCGCCACCGGCCTGATCTGCGCCTCCGACATGATGGCGCTCGGCGCGATCCGTGCGGCGCGGCGCCGTGGCCTGCGGGTTCCCGAGGACGTCTCGGTGATCGGTTTCGACGACTCGGCGCTCATCCCGTTCACCGACCCGCCGCTGACCACGCTGCGCCAGCCGGTGACCTCGATGGCGGTGGCCGCGGTGCGGTCGCTGGTCGACGAGATCAACGGGCACGGCGCCCCGCACTCGGAATACCTCTTCCACCCCGAGCTCGTGGTGCGCAATTCGACGGCGATCGCCCCGGCACGCGCCGGCGTGCCGGTCGCCACACCCGCTGCCTGA
- a CDS encoding sugar ABC transporter permease: MSILLHGTLIVASLIAVGPILWVVLSSFKPGYAVQSTEITLVKDPTLANYEYVLFETSFPQWFLNSVIVAALTMLIGIFCSATTGYALSRFNFPGRRPLMMVFLVTQMFPVAILIVPIYSIMANLGLINTLPALVIAYLTIAVPFCAWMLKGYFDSIPTSLDEAASLDGCGPFRTFYRVVLPLARPAIAVTGFYTFLTAWGEVAYASAFMQTDDKFTLAYGLQQFVPQFNPQWEYLTAAAVLVTIPAGIVFLFAQKHLVSGLTAGGTKG, encoded by the coding sequence ATGTCGATCCTGCTGCACGGCACGCTGATCGTCGCCTCGCTGATCGCCGTCGGGCCGATCCTGTGGGTGGTGCTCTCCTCGTTCAAGCCCGGCTACGCCGTGCAGAGCACCGAGATCACCCTGGTCAAGGACCCCACCCTGGCCAATTACGAGTACGTGCTGTTCGAGACTAGCTTCCCGCAGTGGTTCCTGAACTCGGTGATCGTCGCCGCGCTGACCATGCTGATCGGCATCTTCTGCTCGGCCACCACGGGGTACGCGCTGTCCCGCTTCAACTTCCCGGGGCGCCGGCCGCTGATGATGGTCTTCCTGGTCACCCAGATGTTCCCGGTGGCCATCCTGATCGTGCCGATCTACTCGATCATGGCCAACCTCGGGTTGATCAACACGCTGCCGGCGCTGGTGATCGCGTACCTGACCATCGCGGTGCCGTTCTGCGCCTGGATGCTGAAGGGTTACTTCGACTCGATCCCGACCTCGCTGGACGAGGCGGCGTCGCTGGACGGCTGCGGACCGTTCCGCACCTTCTACCGGGTGGTCCTGCCGCTGGCCCGGCCGGCCATCGCGGTGACCGGGTTCTACACCTTCCTCACCGCGTGGGGCGAGGTCGCGTACGCGTCGGCGTTCATGCAGACCGACGACAAATTCACGCTGGCGTACGGTCTGCAGCAGTTCGTGCCGCAGTTCAATCCGCAGTGGGAATACCTGACCGCGGCCGCGGTGCTCGTCACCATCCCGGCCGGAATCGTATTCCTCTTCGCTCAGAAACATCTCGTCTCCGGGCTGACCGCGGGCGGCACCAAGGGCTGA